The Plasmodium falciparum 3D7 genome assembly, chromosome: 12 genome contains the following window.
tTATTTAAACCATAAACATATTCTATTGTATATTATActctttaaaaaatgtaatataataatccAATAATATGTAACAAGTATATTGTCCAAATAGCTTATGTTcctttaattattttataggaTATAAATCAATAATATACTcttaatatctttttttttttttttttttttttttctttctttcaaACAcacattaattttattcatttaaaattatattcttttcattatatcctcatttatttattaatattatatatatatatatatatatatatgtatttttttttttttttttttttttttttttttttttttttatgttatctttattttagatatgcttaaaaaataatgactcctaagaaaaaaatatttcaaaattttCAAGCTAAcgataatgaaatattaagTCCAACAAAAAAAGGgataaaattaaatgttagtaaattaaatattttaaattttgaaaacacaataataacaaaagaaaaaactaaTTATGAATACAAGGCatcattaaataaagaaatagatGAGgtgttaaataataataatataataaatacacataataataaaaaaaataatttaaatttatatgattataataatataaaaaatagtaCACACGAATTTTATATTGATTTAAACgaacaaaataaacaaaccATTAAGTATAATGATAACAAGTTTACtcctataaataaaaaagaaaaatataatcttGATGAAACCTCTTCTTCATccatatcatcatcattaacaaatatatcatcatcattaacaaatatatcgTCATcattaacaaatatatcgTCATCATTATCAAATTCCTtggatgaaaagaaaaaaaaaaaaaaaattaaaaagaataatagtactattataaatatattaaataataataacaacaattcTAATatacatcataataataaacataacatttataataaatataacatatcgAAAAAACCACAAAACAAAGAAATACATACCCTTCCCTCCAATcaccaaataaaaaaaaaatcaaataatacGTATAATACATGTcaacaaaaaatgaaaaaaaatatctcaaaaaaaaatacacatagtataaagaataatcaaaatgataaaaataaagaaaaaaataaagaaaaggataaaaatataaaaaaggataGAGATAAAGATATACAAACAAAAAGGACAAGTCATCAAAGTCAAGATCAAAATAACCATTTCGAAAGAAGAATTTTAAGAAGTTATACCAGAAACAATGATAATGTGAaaaacaatttaaaaaataatattaacaataataatacactTAAAAGATCTAGCCAATCGGTTAGAATTGATTCTGACTTGTCAAGTGCTcatcaaaataaaagaattaagtatgatgaaaaaaatataatacataggaataataataataataataataataataataaaacaacgagcaataatcataataaaaataacaaaattaataataataatcctagtgaaaattacaaaaaacaAACTGACACGAAACATACAAATAACAcccaaaataataaatacaataaaacaaaaacaacaaACACTTTTAAACATCCCTCAAAAGATCATACAGATGTTAACACAAAAACTTTTAAAAGCAGATATATCAACACATATACAATGGAAGAAGTACAAAAATCCATAAAAAGCAATACAATAAAACTTGTTCAAGAAAATTCTTGTGAATATCAAGACGGCATTATATATGAAAGCATTCAAATTAATGATGAGGAATATAGCATAGGAGAAGATGTACTCATTTTCTATACacctaataataatacatataatgcaAAAAGTGATGATAAGAagaatcaaaataataataatataaaagaaaatatatatctactaaaaaaagggaaaattTCAAGCTTTTATAAAAGTACAAACAGTAAAGTTATCGAAGTAGAAATATGCTTTTATTATGACGAAAGCGATGAACAACGTATAAGAGAacttgaaaaaaaacaaacatcTAGGAGATGTAAAGAagatttcaatatatatcttGATGATGATACGAAATATTATAATCTCCTAGGAAATATTCATTTCACAATATTAGATgctaattatatttataaaaaaatatatgtctATAATGAAATAGAAACCTTTGAAGAAGATACACATgcaagaaaaggaaaaaataaatttctaTGTAcacattttataaaagataaagaagATCGATTATGTTTCATACCAAATGAAGATCACTGGGATAATTTAGTTTTAGGTTCTAgtgatttatattattattttgctaatgaaaaaaagttaaataaaaataaatctttAAAACTAATTATAGAAaagttaaaaataaatgataagaTAAACGACACACAAGcgaaccaaaaaaaaaataataaaaaggaatatatgaataaagcTCAAACAACAACAAATGTAAAAGCAAATACACATACCAAAACATtaaatgatcataataaatCGAAAACAAccaaaaataaagaaagtaGTTCCACTTCTTTTTTACAagatgttaaaaaaaaatctgaTCCACATAACAACGATTTTCAATCATCTTTAAAAGAAGATcaagaaaattattatattaatttattaaaaaatataaaagatccAACAGATAAGGCTATACGTATGATGCAATTAGATGTCGTACCTAAGTATCTACCATGTCgcgaaaaagaaattaaagaaGTACATGGGTTCTTAGAATCAGGAATTAAACAATCTGGAAGTAatcaaattttatatatcagTGGAATGCCAGGAACAGGGAAGACCGCAACAGTCTATAGTGTAATACAATTATTACAAATTAAaagtagaaaaaaattattaccaTCTTTTAATGTATTTGAAATTAATGGTATGAATGTTGTTCATCCGAATGCAGCTTATCAAGTTTTCTATAAACAACTTTTCAATAAAAAACCACCAAATGCTCtaaattcttttaaaataattgatAGACTATTTAATAAATCGCAAAAAGAT
Protein-coding sequences here:
- a CDS encoding origin recognition complex subunit 1 codes for the protein MTPKKKIFQNFQANDNEILSPTKKGIKLNVSKLNILNFENTIITKEKTNYEYKASLNKEIDEVLNNNNIINTHNNKKNNLNLYDYNNIKNSTHEFYIDLNEQNKQTIKYNDNKFTPINKKEKYNLDETSSSSISSSLTNISSSLTNISSSLTNISSSLSNSLDEKKKKKKIKKNNSTIINILNNNNNNSNIHHNNKHNIYNKYNISKKPQNKEIHTLPSNHQIKKKSNNTYNTCQQKMKKNISKKNTHSIKNNQNDKNKEKNKEKDKNIKKDRDKDIQTKRTSHQSQDQNNHFERRILRSYTRNNDNVKNNLKNNINNNNTLKRSSQSVRIDSDLSSAHQNKRIKYDEKNIIHRNNNNNNNNNNKTTSNNHNKNNKINNNNPSENYKKQTDTKHTNNTQNNKYNKTKTTNTFKHPSKDHTDVNTKTFKSRYINTYTMEEVQKSIKSNTIKLVQENSCEYQDGIIYESIQINDEEYSIGEDVLIFYTPNNNTYNAKSDDKKNQNNNNIKENIYLLKKGKISSFYKSTNSKVIEVEICFYYDESDEQRIRELEKKQTSRRCKEDFNIYLDDDTKYYNLLGNIHFTILDANYIYKKIYVYNEIETFEEDTHARKGKNKFLCTHFIKDKEDRLCFIPNEDHWDNLVLGSSDLYYYFANEKKLNKNKSLKLIIEKLKINDKINDTQANQKKNNKKEYMNKAQTTTNVKANTHTKTLNDHNKSKTTKNKESSSTSFLQDVKKKSDPHNNDFQSSLKEDQENYYINLLKNIKDPTDKAIRMMQLDVVPKYLPCREKEIKEVHGFLESGIKQSGSNQILYISGMPGTGKTATVYSVIQLLQIKSRKKLLPSFNVFEINGMNVVHPNAAYQVFYKQLFNKKPPNALNSFKIIDRLFNKSQKDNRDVSILIIDEIDYLITKTQKVLFTLFDWPTKINSKLILIAISNTMDLPDRLIPRCRSRLAFGRLVFSPYKGDEIEKIIKERLENCKEIIDHTAIQLCARKVANVSGDIRKALQICRKAFENKRGHKIVPRDITEATNQLFDSPLTNAINYLPWAFKIFLTCLIIELRIINEFVIPYKKVVNRYKILIETSGKYIGMCSDNELFKIMLDKLVKMGILLIRPYIPLENISKNKSKEALLGFNESSKKGNNQKITRAQVSPDIDKESGDMGIELNVETQLIITALMKDPDCSKKLNFY